The Platichthys flesus chromosome 8, fPlaFle2.1, whole genome shotgun sequence genome has a window encoding:
- the LOC133959255 gene encoding uncharacterized protein LOC133959255 has protein sequence MDFRPVFRFLPSSTTLMLKASNDAFKVAQQSRRPTTSFTVKGPEAVREEAKARILQAEGDPECWQLVLSESQLQFGQYRGQTFKWLLSHDVGYACGILVSHMQEREAGDSSQSPLAANKDALASYARLLPQMVQLIESRRMREGLVSVRAMDRTLVGFGAHAGMSLQALYESTSTECKTYKRWIKTQRCGMGSRMHTVQVYILGREKEGSAAGPSAAAPPPAAPPAQQRASQPASSVPSADDIIELSDDDELFAAAMEVDTLPSQAGPTLARPQVPAVHQPTGDAPHQPPLLLTGAQLLPKGWRKTLPEEQHEWLGRALFTTGTGKHPVLTSELRLWWTPPGARRLYTQIPSAQAFFQHRFFLWAPYRMWAYKLSCPNCKRQLTGAGLYKTVRRVLDFGGWYHMGTEYLECGGCKRKYAAWGQGIMSQLDLAHKAQFPAVLTYKLSCDKRVVGMMKARTLGNSASRLRAALLEQHTGDWLLRTLRYLSVLDQLQLPGVAPQQVTARLPTPSTSRCTCWRAW, from the exons ATGGATTTCCGTCCAGTTTTCAGGTTCCTGCCGTCATCCACCACACTGATGCTCAAGGCCTCAAACGATGCGTTTAAGGTGGCCCAACAGAGCCGTAGGCCCACCACGTCTTTCACCGTGAAGGGACCAGAGGCGGTGAGGGAGGAGGCCAAGGCCCGCATCCTCCAGGCTGAAGGAGACCCTGAGTGCTGGCAGCTGGTGCTCAGTGAGAGCCAGCTCCAGTTTGGCCAGTACCGGGGTCAAACCTTCAAGTGGCTCCTCAGCCATGATGTGGGCTACGCGTGTGGGATCCTTGTGTCCCACATGCAGGAGAGGGAAGCCGGGGACAGCTCCCAGTCGCCTCTTGCTGCCAACAAGGACGCCCTCGCCTCCTACGCCCGGCTGCTCCCACAGATGGTGCAGCTGATCGAGTCTCGTCGGATGCGCGAGGGCTTGGTGTCGGTGAGGGCCATGGACCGGACGCTGGTGGGGTTCGGTGCGCATGCCGGCATGTCGCTCCAAGCCCTGTACGAGTCCACCAGCACAGAGTGTAAAAC CTACAAGCGGTGGATTAAAACCCAGCGGTGCGGCATGGGGTCGCGGATGCACACTGTACAGGTGTACATACTGGGCCGGGAGAAAGAAGGGTCAGCAGCAGGGCCGTCGGCTGCTgcccctcctccagctgctcccccGGCTCAGCAGAGAGCGTCGCAGCCTGCATCGA GCGTGCCATCAGCGGATGACATAATAGAGCTGTCGGACGATGATGAGCTCTTTGCGGCTGCCATGGAGGTGGACACACTGC CTTCCCAAGCTGGACCCACCCTGGCAAGACCACAGGTGCCTGCTGTTCACCAGCCCACGGGCGATGCACCTCATCAGCCCCCGCTGCTGCTCACCGGTGCACAG CTCCTGCCCAAGGGCTGGAGGAAGACGCTGCCGGAGGAACAGCATGAGTGGTTGGGCCGGGCTCTGTTTACCACTGGCACTGGCAAGCATCCTGTCCTGACCAGCGAGCTGCGCCTCTGGTGGACTCCACCGGGAGCCCGGCGCCTGTACACCCAGATCCCCTCTGCCCAGGCCTTCTTCCAGCACCGGTTTTTCCTGTGGGCGCCCTACAGGATGTGGGCCTACAAGCTGTCCTGCCCAAACTGCAAGCGGCAGCTGACCGGCGCTGGCCTTTACAAAACGGTCCGCCGCGTTCTGGACTTCGGTGGCTGGTACCACATGGGCACGGAGTACCTGGAATGCGGCGGCTGTAAGAGGAAGTATGCAGCTTGGGGCCAAGGCATCATGAGTCAGCTGGACCTGGCTCACAAGGCACAGTTTCCGGCTGTGCTTACATACAA GTTGTCTTGCGATAAGAGGGTGGTGGGCATGATGAAGGCCCGGACTTTGGGCAACAGCGCCTCCCGCCTCCGTGCCGCGCTGCTGGAGCAGCACACCGGCGACTGGTTGCTGCGGACCCTGCGCTACCTTTCGGTGCTGGACCAGCTCCAGCTGCCCGGCGTGGCTCCGCAGCAGGTGACG GCACGTCTGCCAACGCCCTCCACTTCCAGGTGTACCTGCTGGAGGGCCTGGTGA